The DNA window ATCCGAATTGCCTATTCCCAAAAATGTGAAGCAACTTAGAGGGTTCTTGGGTTTAACAAGATACTACAGGAAGTTTGTTCCTGGTTATAGGAGAATTTGTCAGCCTTTATATAACCTCACTAAGAAGGATGGGTTCAAGTGGGATGTGGCAGCTGAGGAAGCTTTTAAAAACCTCAAGGGCATTATGGCATCATCTCAGGTTCTAACTTTGCCGGATTTTTCAACTCCATTTGAAATCGAATGTGATGCCTTAGAAGTGGGAATTGGAGCTGCCCTGCAGCAAATAGGGAGACCTATAGCCTTCACTAGCTAAACACTCAGACTAAGAAATCAAGCCCTTTCTACTTATGAAAGGGAACTCATTGCCATTATGTATGCAGTCAAGAAATGGCACAATTACTTACAAGGAAGACActtcattattaaaa is part of the Malus domestica chromosome 12, GDT2T_hap1 genome and encodes:
- the LOC108174780 gene encoding uncharacterized mitochondrial protein AtMg00860-like → MNHLFLKKQNCVFSQSCVEYLGHIVSKEGVAAYPSKLRAISELPIPKNVKQLRGFLGLTRYYRKFVPGYRRICQPLYNLTKKDGFKWDVAAEEAFKNLKGIMASSQVLTLPDFSTPFEIECDALEVGIGAALQQIGRPIAFTS